CCGGCTCATGGGCTACCTGGTCCCCGTGGCCCTCTTCCTGGACCGGGGGATGGGGGAGCCGGAGGCGGGGGCCTTGGCCCTCTTTCCCTTTGGCCTCGAGGCCCCGCCTCCCCAGGGGGTGAGGCTCCTCAAGGGGCGGCAGGTGGTCCTCCTGGAAGGGCCTCTGGAGGCCCTCTTCCCCCTGGCCCTGGCCGAGGGGGGGTATTTGGCCCTTCCCCGGGGCTTCCGGGAGGCCCTGGACGACCTGGGCTAATACCACCCCATGCTGGCTTGCGCCAGCATGGGGGCCCCAGGGCTTTGGCCTGGGCCCCGTGGCGAAACCCGGGCGCAAGGCCCCTAGCGCAGGCGCCTCAGGGCCTCCTTGATGAGCTCCTGGGCCTTGGCCCCCGGGTTTTGGGCCAGGAGGTCCAGGACCACCCCCCGGGCCTGCCCCTCCTTGAAGCCCAAAGCGGCCAGGGCCTGGATGGCCGCCTCGGCCTCCTGGCTTTCTACCCTCTCCCCGGCAAGGAGGTCCTTAGGCACCTTGTCCCTGAGCTCCAGGGCCAGGCGCTCGGCGAGCCTTCTGCCCACCCCGCTCGCCGAGGTGAGGAGCCTCATGTCCCCCTCGGCCAGGGCCTGGGCCAGGAGGCCGGGGCCCAGGGCGGAGAGGAGGGCCAGGGCCACCTTGGGCCCCACCCCGTTCACGGAGAGGAGCAGCTCAAAGAGCCTTAGGCTTGCCTCCTCGGGGAAGCCGTAGAGGGCGAGCCCCTCCTCCTTGAGGAGGAGGTGGGTGTGGACCCCCACCTCCTCCCCCTCCTTCAAGGCCTTTAGGAAGGGCGCGGGGGCCTGGAGGAAGAAGCCCACCCCGCCCACCAGGAGGAGGAAACCCTCCCCCTCCTTCCTCAGGACCACGCCCTGGAGGTAGCGGATCATCGCCCTTGGAAGCGGGGCGGACGCTTCTCCCGGAAGGCCCTCACCCCCTCCTCGTGGTCCAGGGTGCGCCCCGCCTCCCCCTGGAGGATGGCCTCGAGGGCCAAGGCCTCGGTGAGGGAGAGGCGGTAGGTCTCCAGGAGGAGCTTCCTGGTGAGGGCGTGGGCCCGGGTGGGGCCTTGGGCCAGCTCCTGGGCCTGCCTTAGGGCCTCCTCCACGAGCCTTTCCCCGGGCACCACCCGGTGCACCAGGCCCAGGGCCAGGGCCTCCTCTGCCGAGAGGCGGGGGGATAGGTGGAGGAGCTCTTGGGCCTTGGCCAGGCCCACCAGCCGAGGCAGGAGGAAGCTCATCCCCGAATCCGGCACCAGGCCGATGCGGAGAAAGGCGGTGGTGAAGCTGGCCTCCGTGGCGGCCAGGCGGTAGTCCCCCCAGAGGGCCAGGCTCATCCCCGCCCCCGCCGCCGCCCCGTTCACGGCCACCACCAGGGGCTTCTCCAGGGCGCTCAAGGCCTCCACCACCCGGTTGTAGCGGCGGAGGTGGGCCTCGTAGTCGGGCTTGGCCTCGCCGAACTCCATGAGGTCCTGGCCCGCGGAGAAGGCCTTCCCCGCCCCGGTGAGGAGGAGAGCCCGCACCCCCTGGTCCCGGTTCGCCTCCTCTAGGGCGGCGAAGAGGGCTTCCAGGAGCTCTCCCGTGAGGGCGTTGAGCCTTTCGGGCCGGTTGAGCGTGAGGACCAGCACGCCTTCTTGACGCTCCTTGAGGACCATGGCCCCATTGTAAGGCTTGGGCACTACACCGCTTTTTGGTGTAGCGTAGTGAAGGGGGTATGCCCCCTAGGAGGCAGGATGGAGCTCACGCTGGAAAGCCAAGGCTACCTGGAAGCCCTGTACCAGGCCTACCTGGAGGACCCCTTTTCCCTTCCCGAGGAGTGGCGGCGCTACTTCTCCGCCCTGGCCTTGGAGGGCGGCCGACGAGAACCCCTGGCCCCCCCGGTGGGGGAGGCTTTGGACCCGGCCTTCTTCCTCAGGGTGGAAAGGCTGGTCCAGGCCTATCGGGAGCTGGGCCACCTGGCGGCCCGGATCGACCCCCTGGGCCGGGAAAGGCCCTGGCCCAAGGGGCTTGCCCTCGAGGCCCACGGCCTCTCCTCGGGGGACCTCAGTAGACCCTTACCCCCCCTCTTCGG
The genomic region above belongs to Thermus sediminis and contains:
- a CDS encoding enoyl-CoA hydratase/isomerase family protein, whose translation is MVLKERQEGVLVLTLNRPERLNALTGELLEALFAALEEANRDQGVRALLLTGAGKAFSAGQDLMEFGEAKPDYEAHLRRYNRVVEALSALEKPLVVAVNGAAAGAGMSLALWGDYRLAATEASFTTAFLRIGLVPDSGMSFLLPRLVGLAKAQELLHLSPRLSAEEALALGLVHRVVPGERLVEEALRQAQELAQGPTRAHALTRKLLLETYRLSLTEALALEAILQGEAGRTLDHEEGVRAFREKRPPRFQGR
- the ruvA gene encoding Holliday junction branch migration protein RuvA, with product MIRYLQGVVLRKEGEGFLLLVGGVGFFLQAPAPFLKALKEGEEVGVHTHLLLKEEGLALYGFPEEASLRLFELLLSVNGVGPKVALALLSALGPGLLAQALAEGDMRLLTSASGVGRRLAERLALELRDKVPKDLLAGERVESQEAEAAIQALAALGFKEGQARGVVLDLLAQNPGAKAQELIKEALRRLR